The proteins below come from a single Harpia harpyja isolate bHarHar1 chromosome 2, bHarHar1 primary haplotype, whole genome shotgun sequence genomic window:
- the LOC128139039 gene encoding rho-related BTB domain-containing protein 2-like isoform X1 translates to MDLDVDYERPNVETIKCVVVGDNAVGKTRLICARACNATLSQYQLLATHVPTVWAIDQYRVCQEVLERSRDVVDEVSVSLRLWDTFGDHHKDRRFAYGRSDVVVLCFSLANPNSLRHVKTMWYPEIKHFCPRTPIVLVGCQLDLRYADLEAVNRARRPLAKPIKPTDILPPERGHEVAKELGVPYYETSVVAQFGIKDVFDNAIRAALISRRHLQFWKSHLKKMQRPLLQAPFLPPKPPPPVIQVPDPPASRGWGPAALFCTPLCADVVFQLQGGQRVFAHRVYLATSCSKFYDLFTLEGPRGGAKEPATRTKSLDGERGALAEGARAPLRTSQSDDALRPTAGDGAAPGSGGRDLSGWGRGFVSMRWELVADPVAGREKRMAVVCMDRRVQAEPFRAVLEYLYTGRLDQARGDLMQVATIAELLEVFDLRMMVANVLNKESFMNQEITKAFHVRRANRIKECLGKGVFADVVFRVDDGAVPAHKPLLIAGCDWMMAMFRGAFRESYAAEVSLPGTNCACLRAVLDFLYTGVFTPTPDLDAMELLILTNRLCLPRLQALTEQYAVDELLRAFMQRVEIDEQVIIYLEMTQFHNARQLAAWCLHYICTNYNSVCRRFPREMKFMSAENQAHFERHRWPPVWYLKEEDLYLRSKKEREREEQLQRKQHTRSKWCFWRPSPHVS, encoded by the exons ATGGACCTGGACGTGGACTACGAGCGCCCCAACGTCGAGACCATCAAGTGCGTGGTGGTGGGCGACAACGCCGTGGGGAAGACGCGGCTGATCTGCGCCCGCGCCTGCAACGCCACGCTCAGCCAGTACCAGCTGCTGGCCACGCACGTCCCCACCGTCTGGGCCATCGACCAGTACCGCGTCTGCCAGGAG GTGCTGGAGCGCTCCCGGGACGTGGTGGACGAGGTCAGCGTCTCCCTGCGCCTCTGGGACACCTTCGGGGACCACCACAAGGACCGGCGCTTCGCCTATGGCAG GTCGGATGTGGTCGTGCTCTGCTTCTCGCTGGCGAACCCCAACTCCCTGCGCCATGTGAAGACGATGTGGTACCCTGAGATCAAGCACTTCTGCCCCCGGACGCCCATCGTGCTGGTGGGGTGCCAGCTGGACCTGCGCTATGCCGACCTGGAGGCCGTCAACCGGGCCCGGCGCCCCTTGGCCAA gcccatCAAGCCCACGGACATCCTGCCCCCGGAGCGGGGCCACGAGGTGGCCAAGGAGCTGGGGGTACCCTACTACGAGACCAGCGTGGTGGCCCAGTTCGGCATCAAGGACGTCTTCGACAACGCCATCCGGGCCGCCCTCATCTCCCGCCGGCACCTCCAGTTCTGGAAGTCCCACCTGAAGAAGATGCAGCGGCCGCTGCTGCAGGCCCCCTTCCTGCCTCCCAAGCCCCCGCCGCCTGTCATCCAGGTCCCCGACCCGCCGGCCAGCCGCGGCTGGGGCCCCGCCGCCCTCTTCTGCACCCCGCTCTGCGCCGACGTCGTCTTCCAGCTGCAGGGCGGCCAGCGGGTCTTCGCCCACCGCGTCTACCTGGCCACCTCCTGCTCCAAGTTCTACGACCTCTTCACCCTggaggggccgcgggggggggccAAGGAGCCGGCCACCCGCACCAAGAGCCTGGACGGGGAGCGGGGGGCCCTGGCCGAGGGGGCGCGCGCCCCGCTGCGGACTTCGCAGAGCGACGATGCCCTGCGGCCGACGGCGGGGGACGGCGCGGCCCCCGGCAGCGGCGGCCGTGACCTGTCGGGCTGGGGCCGCGGCTTCGTCAGCATGCGCTGGGAGCTGGTGGCGGACCCGGTGGCCGGGCGGGAGAAGCGGATGGCGGTGGTGTGCATGGACCGGCGGGTGCAGGCGGAACCCTTCCGCGCCGTGCTGGAGTACCTCTACACCGGGCGGCTGGACCAGGCCCGCGGGGACCTGATGCAGGTGGCCACCATCGCTGAGCTGCTGGAGGTCTTCGACCTGCGCATGATGGTGGCCAACGTGCTCAACAAGGAGAGCTTCATGAACCAGGAGATCACCAAGGCTTTCCACGTCCGCCGCGCGAACCGCATCAAGGAGTGCCTGGGGAAGGGGGTCTTCGCAG ACGTGGTTTTCCGTGTGGATGACGGGGCCGTGCCGGCACACAAGCCCCTGCTCATCGCTGGCTGCGACTGGATGATGGCCATGTTCCGGGGGGCTTTCCGGGAGAGCTACGCTGCCGAG GTCTCCCTGCCCGGCACCAACTGCGCCTGCCTGCGCGCCGTCCTTGACTTCCTCTACACCGGCGTCTTCACCCCCACGCCCGACCTGGATGCGATGGAGCTCCTCATCCTCACCAACCGCCTCTGCCTGCCCCGGCTGCAGGCGCTCACAG AGCAGTACGCCGTGGACGAGCTGCTGCGAGCCTTCATGCAGCGGGTGGAGATCGACGAGCAGGTCATCATCTACCTGGAGATGACGCAG TTCCACAACGCCCGGCAGCTGGCCGCCTGGTGCCTGCACTACATCTGCACCAACTACAACAGCGTCTGCCGCCG